In Vicingus serpentipes, the following are encoded in one genomic region:
- a CDS encoding n-acetylglutamate synthase yields the protein MDYNGKKFRALSNSENGETPQETIFYYKQKGNILTSEYSGGKIKHGHLIGIVDEDGNIEMSYHQVNLNNEIMTGICNSNPEISPSGKIRLHEKWKWTSGDKSEGESIIEEI from the coding sequence ATGGATTATAATGGTAAAAAATTCAGAGCGTTAAGTAATTCTGAAAATGGAGAAACACCTCAAGAAACAATCTTTTATTACAAACAAAAAGGAAATATCTTAACTTCAGAATATTCTGGCGGGAAAATTAAACATGGCCATTTAATTGGAATAGTAGATGAAGATGGTAACATTGAAATGAGCTACCATCAAGTAAATTTGAATAATGAAATAATGACAGGAATCTGTAATTCAAATCCTGAAATATCTCCATCAGGAAAAATTAGATTACACGAAAAATGGAAATGGACTTCTGGTGATAAATCAGAAGGAGAATCAATAATTGAAGAAATTTAA
- a CDS encoding Maf family nucleotide pyrophosphatase yields the protein MNPLSHIKKNIILASKSPRRQHLLKDLGVDFEIRTKEVEEVYPPELEREQVALFLSELKATAFTPDLTDNDILITSDTIVCLGDRIIGKPKDRDDAFNMLSDLSGNKHEVITAVTLTSKSKQHSFFVETEVYFKTLSNFEIDYYINKYQPFDKAGSYGIQEWIGYIGIEKIVGSYFNVMGFPVKEVYEALDEF from the coding sequence ATGAATCCACTAAGTCACATCAAAAAAAACATCATTCTTGCATCAAAATCGCCACGAAGACAACACCTTTTAAAAGACTTGGGAGTTGATTTTGAAATTAGAACCAAAGAAGTAGAAGAGGTTTATCCACCAGAATTGGAACGCGAACAAGTTGCGCTGTTTTTAAGTGAATTAAAAGCAACAGCATTTACTCCTGACTTAACCGATAATGATATCTTAATTACATCAGACACCATTGTTTGCTTGGGAGATAGAATAATTGGTAAACCAAAGGATAGGGATGATGCTTTTAATATGTTAAGCGATTTATCGGGTAACAAGCATGAGGTAATCACGGCAGTTACTTTAACATCAAAAAGTAAACAACATTCATTTTTTGTAGAAACAGAAGTTTATTTTAAAACCTTATCCAATTTTGAAATAGATTATTACATCAATAAATACCAACCATTTGATAAAGCTGGTAGTTATGGTATACAAGAATGGATAGGTTATATTGGTATTGAAAAAATTGTTGGTTCTTATTTCAATGTAATGGGCTTCCCAGTTAAAGAAGTTTACGAAGCTTTGGATGAATTTTAA
- a CDS encoding geranylgeranylglycerol-phosphate geranylgeranyltransferase has protein sequence MNQFIAFIKLIRLPNLLIIAFTQYAIRFAVVGSFLGISGFELQMSELDFFLLSLSTVMIAAGGYIINDYFDTKVDRVNRPTKIIVGKYIKRRVCMGAHIIINAIAFLIALYVAYKMGNIKLALIQFLSIGALWYYSVYFKKQVLIGNLVVAILAALVPFVAGYYELVLQQVNALETVNLTMFYVEQGTAFDDVMLLFQQILKNIMQWVIGYSLFAFLSTIIREIIKDIEDYEGDKKYGSNTLPVVYGKKMAKYVAQVVAVLMMMILGFLQYQQIQSNDTTSFMYFLFAIQIPLGYIVFQLSKAQEKKDYSKLSNYTKLVMLSGIVYSFLFTYSLFQA, from the coding sequence ATGAATCAATTTATAGCTTTTATAAAATTAATTCGTTTACCGAATTTGCTGATAATAGCTTTCACTCAATATGCTATTCGATTTGCTGTAGTTGGTTCTTTCTTGGGTATAAGTGGCTTTGAGTTACAAATGAGTGAGCTCGATTTCTTTTTGCTGTCGCTTTCTACTGTTATGATTGCTGCTGGCGGCTATATTATTAATGATTATTTTGACACAAAGGTTGATCGTGTAAACCGACCAACTAAAATTATTGTTGGTAAATATATAAAGCGTAGAGTTTGTATGGGCGCACATATTATAATTAACGCTATTGCATTTCTGATAGCTTTATATGTAGCCTACAAAATGGGTAACATTAAATTGGCATTAATTCAGTTTTTGTCGATTGGAGCATTATGGTATTATTCGGTATATTTTAAAAAACAAGTATTAATTGGAAATTTGGTTGTTGCAATATTGGCTGCTTTGGTACCTTTTGTTGCAGGTTATTACGAATTGGTATTACAACAAGTTAATGCTCTTGAAACAGTTAATTTAACGATGTTTTACGTAGAGCAAGGAACAGCTTTTGATGATGTGATGTTGTTGTTTCAACAAATTTTAAAAAACATTATGCAATGGGTAATAGGATATTCATTGTTTGCTTTTTTAAGCACCATTATTAGAGAAATAATAAAAGACATTGAAGATTACGAAGGCGACAAAAAATATGGAAGCAATACCCTGCCAGTTGTTTATGGTAAAAAAATGGCAAAATATGTAGCTCAAGTTGTGGCTGTTTTAATGATGATGATTTTAGGCTTTTTGCAATACCAACAAATACAATCAAACGATACTACTTCGTTTATGTACTTCTTGTTTGCCATTCAAATTCCATTGGGATACATTGTTTTTCAGTTGAGTAAAGCACAAGAAAAAAAGGACTATTCTAAATTGAGTAATTATACCAAATTAGTAATGTTATCCGGAATAGTTTATTCGTTTTTGTTTACTTATTCACTTTTTCAAGCTTAA
- the gldG gene encoding gliding motility-associated ABC transporter substrate-binding protein GldG gives MVKHNHNNRNRDLITLIAGVIIVILVNFIGSFAFHRFDLTSEKRYTISDNSKDLAANLDDIVYVKVYLEGDFPAGFKRLRDETREMLDEFRAYSNGFIEYEFINPSEDPDQKVREDIYKQLYKEGLRPTDLNVKEEDGTSNKIIWPGALVSYKGQEFPVQLLKSQMGVSPEMMLNGSIEALEYEFANAIHNLKVFEKPRVALIEGHGELDKVETASLAMSLAESYTVDRIAINEELSSLTERVIVDSTREYAVINKYDAIIIAKPTQKFSEKDKFVIDQYIMFGGRVVWLIDPVFASMDSLQNADVSMAIPQDLNLDDQLFTYGVRLNPTLIQDLQSAAIPVITGRVGNQPKQQLFPWFFFPLLTSANNHPIVNNLNAVKGEFTSTIDTIAKPRIRKTGLLKSSKYTKVSNTPTRISLGMLRYEPDQSQFNAGHQVSAVLLEGYFESVFKNRIAPEILNSNEVNFQQESKFNKMVVIADGDIAKNFVNPKTSQYYELGFDRFTNQQYGNNDFMLNVVNYLCDDSGLMGVRSKKLTIRLLDKTILKKDKFKWQLINSILPIGLIILFGLAHYYDRKKKYTK, from the coding sequence ATGGTAAAGCACAATCATAACAATAGAAATAGAGATTTAATTACTTTAATAGCAGGGGTAATTATTGTTATACTGGTAAATTTTATTGGTTCTTTTGCCTTTCATCGTTTTGATTTAACATCTGAGAAACGTTATACCATTTCAGATAATAGTAAAGATTTAGCTGCTAACTTAGATGATATTGTTTATGTTAAAGTTTATCTAGAAGGTGATTTTCCGGCAGGTTTTAAACGGTTACGAGATGAAACTCGAGAAATGTTGGATGAATTTAGAGCTTATTCAAACGGATTTATAGAATATGAATTTATTAATCCATCAGAAGACCCAGATCAAAAAGTAAGAGAAGATATCTATAAACAACTATACAAGGAAGGACTTCGACCAACAGATTTAAATGTAAAAGAAGAAGACGGTACCTCAAACAAAATTATTTGGCCTGGTGCTTTAGTTTCATATAAAGGGCAAGAATTTCCAGTGCAATTGCTTAAAAGCCAAATGGGTGTTTCGCCTGAAATGATGTTAAATGGATCAATTGAAGCATTGGAATATGAGTTTGCAAATGCAATTCACAATTTAAAAGTGTTTGAAAAGCCTAGAGTTGCTTTAATTGAAGGACACGGAGAATTAGATAAAGTGGAAACTGCTTCGCTTGCAATGAGTTTAGCCGAATCTTATACAGTTGATAGAATTGCTATAAATGAAGAATTAAGTAGTCTAACAGAACGTGTAATTGTTGATAGTACAAGAGAATATGCTGTAATTAATAAATATGATGCTATAATTATAGCAAAACCAACTCAAAAATTCTCTGAAAAAGATAAGTTTGTTATTGATCAATACATAATGTTTGGTGGTAGAGTTGTTTGGTTGATAGACCCTGTTTTTGCAAGTATGGATAGCTTACAAAATGCAGATGTATCTATGGCAATACCACAAGATTTAAATTTAGATGATCAATTGTTTACTTATGGTGTTAGATTGAATCCTACACTTATTCAAGATTTGCAATCTGCTGCAATACCAGTGATTACTGGTAGAGTAGGAAATCAGCCTAAGCAACAATTGTTTCCTTGGTTCTTTTTCCCATTATTAACTTCAGCGAATAATCATCCCATTGTAAACAACTTAAATGCTGTAAAAGGAGAGTTTACAAGTACAATAGATACAATTGCAAAGCCACGTATTCGTAAAACAGGATTGTTAAAATCTAGTAAATATACCAAGGTTAGTAATACACCTACTCGAATAAGTTTAGGAATGTTGAGGTATGAGCCTGATCAATCCCAGTTTAATGCAGGCCATCAAGTTTCAGCTGTATTATTAGAAGGTTATTTTGAATCTGTATTTAAAAATAGAATTGCTCCTGAAATTTTAAATAGTAATGAGGTTAATTTTCAGCAAGAAAGTAAATTCAACAAAATGGTTGTAATAGCTGATGGAGATATTGCTAAAAACTTTGTAAATCCTAAAACGAGTCAGTATTATGAATTAGGTTTTGATCGTTTTACTAATCAGCAATATGGTAATAATGATTTTATGTTGAATGTAGTTAATTATTTATGTGATGATAGCGGATTGATGGGTGTCCGTTCTAAGAAATTAACGATTAGATTATTGGATAAAACTATTTTAAAGAAAGATAAATTCAAATGGCAACTAATCAACTCTATTCTGCCAATAGGGTTAATTATACTTTTTGGATTAGCCCATTATTACGATAGAAAGAAAAAATATACTAAGTAG
- the gldF gene encoding gliding motility-associated ABC transporter permease subunit GldF encodes MLTLINKEIRSFLGSLIGYIVIAVFLTTISLFLWIFPGETNILDSGYATIAPLFYIAPWVFMFLIPAITMRLFAEESRTGTIELLLTKPLTDFQIVLAKYIAGFSLVLFSLLPTLVYFYSVYNLGAPIGNIDVGGTVGSYFGLLFLGSVFVAIGVFSSAITNNQIISFIVSVFLCFFCFIGFESISSLQLLGPIDDIIIKLGINAHYMSMSRGVIDTRDVIYFLGIIMLFLLFTKTTIGSRKW; translated from the coding sequence ATGTTAACACTTATCAATAAAGAAATAAGAAGCTTTTTAGGTTCCCTGATTGGTTATATTGTTATCGCTGTTTTTTTAACTACCATTAGTTTGTTTTTATGGATATTTCCAGGAGAAACAAATATTTTAGATTCGGGATACGCAACGATTGCACCTTTATTCTATATTGCGCCATGGGTATTTATGTTTTTAATACCAGCAATTACAATGCGTTTGTTTGCTGAAGAAAGCAGAACAGGAACTATTGAACTATTATTAACAAAACCTCTAACCGATTTTCAAATTGTGTTAGCTAAATACATAGCAGGTTTTTCGTTAGTGCTTTTTTCATTGCTACCCACGTTGGTTTATTTTTATTCAGTTTATAATCTAGGTGCACCTATAGGTAATATTGATGTTGGAGGAACAGTAGGCTCTTATTTTGGATTACTATTTCTAGGAAGTGTTTTTGTTGCTATAGGAGTATTTTCAAGTGCAATAACAAACAATCAAATTATATCATTCATAGTTTCTGTATTTCTATGTTTCTTTTGTTTTATAGGCTTTGAATCGATTAGTTCTTTACAATTATTAGGGCCAATTGATGATATTATAATCAAGTTAGGGATAAATGCACATTACATGTCGATGAGTAGAGGAGTTATTGATACACGTGATGTGATTTACTTTTTAGGAATTATCATGTTGTTTTTATTATTCACTAAAACCACAATAGGGAGTAGAAAATGGTAA
- a CDS encoding winged helix-turn-helix domain-containing protein, with protein MSVNRFTLIAFIVLISNTIYAQNSVQQKHIEVSLRMVGHQFLLSLGDSTSRILPIKKENNRYQIQFETTFEFNPEDLVSSVDEVFKKTEISNGYILEVEACDSAGVVYSYEVSELEGKGVIPCKVRALPIGCYSFFFTLTAPKETIVSVNETTANITETPNKNNSQLTYYIIAFILIVVGGIVVYLKRNKNKEIVNPNIILLGNYQFNKRNGELLFGKDKIELTSKEADLLMLLYNEVNTTVEREIILQRVWGDEGDYIGRTLDVFISKLRKKLEADSAIKLVNIRGVGYKLVMDV; from the coding sequence ATGAGCGTAAACAGGTTTACATTAATAGCATTTATAGTATTGATAAGCAATACTATTTACGCTCAAAATTCTGTTCAGCAAAAACATATTGAGGTTTCGTTAAGAATGGTTGGGCATCAATTTTTATTGAGTTTGGGAGATAGCACTTCTCGAATTTTACCCATTAAAAAAGAAAATAATCGTTACCAAATTCAGTTTGAAACTACATTTGAATTTAACCCAGAAGATTTAGTTTCTTCAGTTGATGAAGTGTTTAAGAAAACGGAAATTTCTAACGGATATATATTAGAAGTTGAGGCGTGTGATTCAGCAGGGGTTGTTTACAGTTATGAAGTTAGTGAACTAGAAGGCAAAGGTGTTATTCCTTGTAAAGTACGGGCTTTACCAATAGGGTGTTATAGCTTCTTTTTTACTTTAACAGCTCCAAAAGAAACAATTGTTTCAGTTAATGAAACTACAGCTAATATTACTGAAACCCCAAACAAAAACAACAGCCAGCTAACTTATTATATTATTGCTTTTATCCTTATTGTTGTTGGAGGAATTGTGGTTTATTTAAAAAGAAATAAAAACAAGGAGATTGTTAATCCTAATATTATTTTATTGGGTAATTATCAGTTCAATAAAAGAAATGGAGAGTTATTATTTGGAAAAGATAAAATAGAACTTACAAGCAAAGAGGCTGATTTATTGATGTTGCTTTATAATGAAGTAAACACAACTGTTGAGCGTGAAATTATTTTACAAAGAGTTTGGGGGGATGAAGGAGATTATATTGGAAGAACCTTAGATGTATTTATTTCTAAATTGCGTAAAAAACTAGAAGCTGACTCGGCAATAAAACTCGTAAATATTCGTGGTGTTGGGTATAAGTTGGTGATGGATGTTTAG
- the lysA gene encoding diaminopimelate decarboxylase yields the protein MFTPEIITKFSNTPTPFYHYDLNVLEQTLKALKSEANKYDYHVHYALKANSNNIILNAIKQFGLGADCVSGNEILKAVECGYNNTSIAFAGLGKSDQEINIGLDHNIFCFNCESLPEIEVINELAANKNKVANIALRINPNVNAKTHHYITTGLEENKFGINMWELENVIEALKSFNNIKLIGLHFHIGSQITDLSVFKGLCIRVNEIQDWFISRNIIVEHINVGGGLGVDYENPDENLIPDFKNYFGLFNQFLTLQPSQQLHFELGRAIVAQCGNLISKVLYIKNGVNTNFSIIDAGMTELLRPALYQATHKIENLSSSAPTQKYDVVGPVCESSDCFGKAIDLPETKRGDVIAIRTAGAYGEVMANRYNLRELNEVVFS from the coding sequence ATGTTTACTCCAGAAATTATTACAAAATTTAGCAACACTCCTACTCCTTTTTATCATTACGATTTAAATGTGCTAGAGCAAACACTTAAGGCTTTAAAAAGTGAAGCTAATAAATATGATTATCATGTGCATTATGCCTTAAAAGCAAACTCAAACAATATCATATTAAACGCCATAAAACAATTTGGTTTAGGAGCAGACTGCGTAAGCGGTAACGAAATTTTAAAGGCTGTTGAATGTGGTTATAACAATACTTCTATTGCTTTTGCAGGACTTGGAAAATCGGATCAAGAAATAAACATTGGTTTAGACCACAATATATTTTGTTTTAATTGCGAATCGCTACCCGAAATTGAAGTCATCAACGAATTGGCTGCTAACAAAAATAAAGTGGCAAATATTGCTTTGCGTATTAACCCAAATGTGAATGCTAAAACGCACCATTATATTACCACAGGCTTAGAAGAAAACAAGTTTGGAATTAATATGTGGGAATTAGAAAATGTGATAGAAGCTTTAAAAAGTTTTAACAACATTAAATTAATTGGTTTGCATTTTCATATTGGTTCGCAAATAACCGATTTAAGTGTTTTTAAAGGATTGTGTATTCGTGTAAACGAAATACAAGATTGGTTTATTTCTCGCAACATTATCGTAGAACACATTAATGTTGGCGGTGGTTTAGGGGTAGATTATGAAAATCCAGACGAAAATTTAATTCCCGATTTTAAAAACTATTTTGGTTTGTTTAATCAGTTTTTAACCCTACAACCCAGCCAACAATTACATTTTGAATTAGGAAGAGCCATTGTTGCTCAGTGCGGAAATTTAATTAGCAAAGTATTGTACATTAAAAATGGAGTAAACACCAATTTTTCAATTATAGATGCCGGGATGACTGAGTTATTACGACCTGCTCTTTACCAAGCTACTCACAAAATTGAAAACTTAAGTTCTTCTGCCCCAACTCAAAAATATGATGTGGTTGGACCTGTTTGCGAAAGCTCAGATTGTTTTGGAAAAGCAATAGATTTACCTGAAACCAAAAGAGGTGATGTAATTGCTATTAGAACTGCTGGTGCTTACGGCGAAGTAATGGCAAATCGATATAATTTGAGGGAATTAAATGAGGTGGTTTTTAGTTGA
- a CDS encoding aspartate kinase, with the protein MIVLKFGGTSVGSAERMKEVALLVTNGKKNIVVLSAMSGTTNTLVEIAGYLYKKNYEGAIEQILGLEEKYNKTIEELYYSKEFKSKGRELIQSHFNYIKSFTQDMFTIYEEKAILAQGELISTALFHFLLQEQGINSCLIPALNFMRIDKENEPDSFYIKENIQREIKEHNNCDIFITQGFICRNSYGEIDNLKRGGSDYTASLVGVGVNAEEIQIWTDIDGMHNNDPRFVENTYPLSHISFDEAAELAYFGAKILHPSSILPAKLANIPVRLKNTMQPEAEGTLVSSKTGIEGIKAIAAKDNITAVKIKSGRMLLAYGFMRKVFEIFEMYKTPIDMITTSEVAVSLTIDETQNLAEITEELKKFGTVEIDTDLSIICIVGNFIAESKGHALQIFDALQNIPIRMISYGGSKHNVSVLVNTSDKVEALRSLNEKLF; encoded by the coding sequence ATGATCGTCTTAAAATTTGGAGGTACTTCAGTAGGTTCTGCTGAACGTATGAAAGAAGTTGCCCTATTGGTGACAAACGGAAAAAAAAACATTGTAGTTCTATCTGCAATGTCGGGTACAACAAACACTTTGGTGGAAATAGCCGGGTATTTATACAAGAAGAATTATGAAGGTGCTATTGAGCAAATTTTAGGATTAGAAGAAAAATACAATAAAACTATTGAAGAGCTATACTATTCAAAAGAATTTAAATCCAAAGGTCGTGAATTAATTCAATCACATTTTAATTACATAAAATCGTTTACACAAGATATGTTTACGATTTATGAGGAAAAAGCAATTTTAGCGCAGGGCGAATTAATTTCTACGGCTTTATTTCATTTTTTATTACAAGAGCAAGGAATTAATTCTTGCTTAATTCCTGCATTAAATTTTATGCGAATTGACAAAGAAAATGAACCTGACAGCTTTTACATCAAAGAAAATATTCAACGAGAAATAAAAGAACATAACAACTGCGACATCTTTATTACTCAAGGTTTTATTTGTAGAAATAGTTATGGTGAAATTGACAATTTAAAAAGAGGCGGAAGCGATTACACAGCTTCATTAGTAGGTGTTGGAGTTAATGCAGAAGAAATTCAGATTTGGACTGACATTGATGGCATGCACAATAATGACCCTCGATTTGTTGAAAATACATATCCGCTCTCACATATCTCATTTGATGAGGCTGCTGAGTTGGCTTACTTTGGTGCTAAAATTTTACACCCATCAAGTATATTACCTGCAAAATTAGCTAACATTCCCGTTCGTTTAAAAAATACAATGCAGCCCGAAGCCGAAGGAACATTAGTAAGCAGTAAAACAGGAATTGAAGGTATAAAAGCTATTGCAGCTAAAGACAATATTACGGCAGTTAAAATTAAGTCAGGACGAATGTTATTGGCTTATGGTTTTATGCGAAAAGTGTTCGAGATTTTTGAAATGTACAAAACTCCAATTGATATGATTACGACTTCTGAAGTAGCTGTATCGTTAACAATTGATGAAACACAAAATTTGGCTGAAATTACTGAAGAATTGAAAAAATTTGGAACAGTAGAAATTGATACAGATTTATCTATTATTTGTATTGTTGGAAATTTTATTGCTGAAAGTAAAGGACACGCATTACAAATTTTTGATGCTCTACAAAACATTCCTATTCGTATGATTTCGTATGGTGGAAGCAAACACAATGTATCAGTTCTGGTTAATACTTCAGATAAAGTTGAAGCCTTACGTTCGTTAAACGAAAAACTGTTTTAA
- a CDS encoding RecQ family ATP-dependent DNA helicase, whose product MDIHQILLKYWGYNGFRPLQEDIINSALEGKDTLALLPTGGGKSICFQVPALSKEGICVVISPLIALMKDQVENLTKRGIKAVAIYSGMTSREIDITLDNCAYGDVKFLYVSPERIETEIFKERLKKMNVNLFAIDESHCISQWGYDFRPSYLNISHLRELKPDIPFLALTATATPEVVEDIQKQLKFKQANVLQKSFERKNIAYVVVHEEDKLTRLVKILNSIKGTSVVYVNNRKRTKDVAYHLYQNGISADFYHAGLTNEERNTKQNNWINNNTRVIVSTNAFGMGIDKPDVRTVVHMDLPSSLEAYFQEAGRAGRDEQKAYGILLLEENDRLNLEANITNSFPDLETIKNTYQALANYFQIPIGSALNESYFFDIADFSQQYNFKAFTVFHCLKFLEKEGYLYLSEANHNPSRIKFELNKADLYEFQVKNPKYDSFIKTILRSYAGLFENFTKINEFEIAKRLKTTKDKVVDGLHYLAKLEVISYIEQTNLPQLTYLTPRLESKSLYISKQHYHDRKEIAVKKMESVIYYAFSKHKCRSQILLSYYGEKESYRCGICDVCLERNKLELSDIEFSSVSDQLKKLLKEQPLSITDLVNSIKKVKEDKTIKVIQWLMENHKIITNDKNLLEWRK is encoded by the coding sequence ATGGACATTCATCAAATCTTATTAAAATATTGGGGTTACAATGGTTTTAGACCATTGCAAGAAGATATTATTAATAGTGCTTTAGAAGGAAAAGATACGTTAGCGTTATTACCAACCGGAGGTGGGAAATCAATTTGTTTTCAAGTTCCAGCATTATCAAAAGAAGGGATTTGTGTAGTTATTTCTCCATTAATTGCCTTAATGAAAGACCAGGTTGAAAATTTAACCAAACGAGGAATTAAAGCTGTTGCCATTTATTCTGGAATGACAAGTCGAGAAATAGATATTACTCTCGATAATTGTGCTTATGGCGATGTTAAGTTTTTATATGTTTCGCCTGAACGAATTGAAACCGAGATTTTTAAAGAACGGTTAAAGAAAATGAATGTTAATTTGTTTGCCATTGATGAATCGCATTGTATTTCTCAATGGGGTTACGATTTTAGACCTTCGTATTTAAATATTAGCCACTTAAGAGAACTAAAACCAGATATTCCGTTTTTAGCGCTAACTGCAACAGCTACTCCTGAGGTAGTTGAAGACATTCAAAAACAGCTAAAATTTAAACAAGCCAACGTTTTACAAAAAAGCTTTGAGCGAAAAAATATCGCCTATGTTGTGGTTCACGAAGAAGATAAATTAACACGATTAGTTAAAATATTAAACAGCATAAAAGGAACATCTGTGGTTTATGTAAACAACAGAAAGAGAACAAAAGATGTAGCCTACCATTTATATCAAAATGGTATTTCTGCCGATTTTTACCATGCAGGATTAACAAACGAAGAGCGAAACACTAAACAAAACAACTGGATAAATAATAACACTCGTGTAATTGTTTCTACCAATGCTTTTGGAATGGGAATAGATAAACCCGATGTGAGAACTGTCGTTCACATGGATTTACCTTCATCGCTAGAAGCTTATTTTCAGGAAGCTGGAAGAGCCGGAAGAGATGAACAAAAAGCCTACGGAATTTTATTGCTAGAAGAAAACGACCGATTAAATTTAGAAGCAAACATCACTAATAGTTTTCCTGATTTAGAAACAATAAAAAATACCTATCAAGCTTTAGCAAACTATTTTCAAATACCAATTGGTTCAGCATTAAACGAAAGTTACTTTTTTGATATTGCTGATTTTAGCCAACAATACAACTTTAAAGCATTTACAGTTTTTCACTGTTTAAAATTTCTCGAAAAAGAAGGTTATCTCTATTTATCTGAAGCCAATCACAATCCTTCTCGAATTAAATTTGAATTAAATAAAGCTGACCTATATGAGTTTCAGGTTAAAAACCCGAAATACGACTCATTTATCAAAACCATTTTACGTTCGTATGCTGGGCTATTCGAAAACTTTACAAAAATTAATGAGTTTGAAATTGCCAAACGATTAAAAACAACCAAAGATAAAGTTGTGGATGGTTTACACTACTTAGCCAAACTAGAAGTAATAAGCTACATCGAACAAACCAATTTACCTCAGCTTACCTATTTAACTCCTCGATTAGAAAGTAAATCGCTTTACATTTCAAAACAACATTACCACGACCGAAAAGAAATTGCAGTTAAGAAAATGGAGAGTGTAATTTATTACGCCTTTTCTAAACACAAATGTAGAAGCCAAATTTTATTGAGTTATTATGGTGAGAAAGAAAGTTACCGTTGTGGAATTTGCGATGTGTGTTTGGAAAGAAATAAATTAGAATTGAGCGACATCGAGTTTTCTTCGGTATCTGATCAACTAAAAAAACTATTAAAAGAACAACCTCTTAGCATTACCGACTTAGTAAATAGTATAAAAAAAGTAAAAGAAGATAAAACTATTAAGGTAATTCAATGGCTAATGGAAAACCATAAAATAATAACAAACGACAAAAACTTATTGGAATGGCGGAAATAA
- a CDS encoding energy transducer TonB: MKKYIAAIILVSFFLNTYAQDGLSLEAGLIIPPVERELYYDVKPNYIRPLTKEKIKDAKLLSDLIEGYPTNWISSYVVTEILTISDGNTVTTKGKNEVLTAQQKKTLATTEIGSEVAFNVKYIYNNPITDKNEDKEIHVEMTLAPDIEAEYIEGNEKLINYFKENTKDKVSKSLFKGMEMARFGFTIDEKGKAINAKVKNSTGDNIADKVIIDLINKMPNWKPAKDLTGKSVQQEFEFSVGKGGC; this comes from the coding sequence ATGAAAAAATACATTGCCGCAATTATTCTTGTTTCGTTTTTTTTGAACACTTACGCACAAGATGGCTTGAGCTTGGAAGCAGGTTTAATTATACCACCAGTTGAACGAGAACTATATTATGATGTAAAACCAAATTATATTCGTCCACTTACTAAAGAAAAAATTAAAGATGCTAAACTACTTAGCGATTTAATTGAAGGTTACCCAACTAACTGGATTTCGAGTTATGTAGTTACCGAAATTTTAACAATCTCAGATGGAAATACAGTTACTACAAAAGGTAAAAATGAAGTGTTAACTGCACAACAAAAGAAAACGTTAGCTACTACTGAAATAGGAAGCGAAGTAGCATTTAATGTAAAGTACATTTACAATAATCCTATTACTGATAAAAATGAGGATAAAGAAATACATGTTGAAATGACTTTAGCTCCTGATATTGAAGCAGAATATATTGAAGGCAACGAAAAATTAATCAACTATTTTAAAGAAAACACAAAAGATAAAGTATCTAAATCTTTATTTAAAGGTATGGAAATGGCAAGGTTTGGTTTTACAATAGATGAGAAAGGGAAAGCTATAAATGCAAAAGTTAAAAACTCAACCGGAGATAATATTGCAGATAAAGTAATTATAGATTTAATTAATAAAATGCCCAATTGGAAACCAGCAAAAGATTTAACTGGTAAATCGGTTCAACAAGAATTTGAATTTTCGGTAGGAAAAGGTGGGTGTTAA